A portion of the Lolium rigidum isolate FL_2022 chromosome 1, APGP_CSIRO_Lrig_0.1, whole genome shotgun sequence genome contains these proteins:
- the LOC124648380 gene encoding protein POOR HOMOLOGOUS SYNAPSIS 1-like — protein sequence MAGSGGRSRELPTSRADAAGAGGKRRSQRWEVEFARYFATPRRSPSTAPPPGLRFVSRGRNRLHGTWLPAASTAALCISRPTHSFAAHVLTVSIGDVVYEEHYVSILNFSWPQVACVTECPVRGSRVVFVSFCDRSKQIQKFAVRFPHLGDAESFLNSVKELSSNTMDVIPSGSDCVYEDSSSSEHIAPDGPQYRPDEVASFEEPTSDHRTDASSLGYPEELDQSVLPSPLSTNIDSSYPGYLHSYSEMPTGYSIKNEKDAAVAVAGTELITDKGKVTAKEIDDILAGIKVSRSSRLFFNSPD from the exons ATGGCGGGTTCCGGCGGCAGGAGCAGGGAGCTCCCCACGTCGCGCGCGGATGCCGCGGGCGCGGGGGGCAAGCGGCGGAGCCAGAGGTGGGAGGTGGAGTTCGCGCGCTACTTCGCGACGCCGCGGCGCAGCCCCTCGACGGCGCCGCCCCCCGGCCTCCGTTTTGTGTCCCGCGGCAGGAACCGCCTCCACGGGACCTGGCTCCCGGCTGCCTCTACCGCCGCGCTCTGCATCTCCCGCCCCACCCACTCCTTCGCTGCCCACGTCCTCACCGTCTCCATCGGCGACGTCGTCTAC GAGGAGCACTATGTCTCCATCCTCAACTTCTCATGGCCACAAGTTGCATGCGTGACAGAGTGCCCAGTTAGAGGGAGCAGGGTTGTGTTCGTGAGCTTTTGTGATAGGTCCAAGCAG ATCCAGAAGTTTGCTGTACGTTTCCCACATCTAGGTGATGCAGAATCATTCTTGAATAGTGTGAAG GAGCTCTCAAGCAACACCATGGATGTCATACCATCTGGAAGCGACTGCGTGTATGAAGATTCATCATCATCTGAACATATTGCTCCTGATGGACCTCAATACAG GCCTGATGAGGTGGCAAGCTTTGAGGAGCCAACTTCTGATCACAGGACAGATGCATCTTCATTAGGCTACCCTGAGGAGCTAGACCAGTCTGTTCTTCCATCTCCTCTGTCTACAAATATCGATAGCAGCTACCCCGGTTACCTTCATAGCTACTCTGAAATGCCGACAGGTTATTCCATAAAAAATGAGAAAG ATG CTGCAGTTGCAGTTGCCGGTACCGAATTGATTActgataaaggaaaggttactgctAAAGAGATTGATGATATTTTGGCAGGGATAAAGGTATCTCGCTCGTCAAGATTGTTCTTTAATTCGCCAGACTAA
- the LOC124688007 gene encoding uncharacterized protein LOC124688007 isoform X1: MSGPPVFSMSQAGNPTHNLQGQQTSMIGHGHSSQQGVYVMDSSYNQGIYANKQISFAERVNMTQLNKRMADDSSSAVLRCQRLGCKEVAEGQTVFCKNHRVGQHCQVVGCPHILPDGIALCMSHGGGHPYSEPGPSVVPFTKSEGSAKYEGDGGFRVMENAGNVIGSTGVDNPDGEVVMCNYQGCSKRSQGNTVYCKVHSGGSKACMVQGCPKGAHGGTPLCIGHGGGKRCSVTGCSNAACGSSQGRTECCVRHGGGKRCKHDGCGKGAQGNTDFCIAHGGGRRCKFEGCGKSAQGRSDFCIKHGGGRRCKFEGCSASSKWGMDFCSTHRKSMSNGSDSADGVLPAPQPKRRAKKTAGKKTKKAKSTVEPTGVSENVIVPDIPAAGVSENINMSAMPANDTPETGIIHVTAASSDHPKSPESAAMKQHSAVVRQQPLQSEPPSGLAASTEGVPAVGNHVLFGL, encoded by the exons ATGTCTGGTCCACCTGTTTTTTCTATGTCACAGGCAGGCAATCCAACTCATAACCTGCAAG GGCAACAGACCTCAATGATTGGACATGGCCATTCTTCTCAGCAAGGG GTATATGTCATGGATTCATCTTATAACCAAG GTATATATGCTAATAAACAAATCAGCTTCGCAGAGCGTGTCAATATGACGCAGTTAAAT AAGCGTATGGCAGATGATTCTTCTTCTG CCGTTCTACGCTGCCAGAGACTCGGGTGTAAAGAAGTTGCTGAAGGGCAGACAGTGTTCTGCAAAAATCACCGTGTAGGCCAACATTGTCAGGTGGTTGGCTGTCCTCATATCCTACCAGATGGCATAGCTTTGTGCATGTCCCATGGTGGAGGCCACCCGTATAGTGAACCTGGTCCCAGTGTAGTACCATTCACTAAATCAGAAGGTTCAGCCAAGTATGAAGGAGATGGGGGATTTAGAGTGATGGAAAATGCTGGAAATGTTATCGGCAGCACAGGCGTCGATAATCCTGATGGTGAAGTTGTGATGTGCAATTACCAAGGATGCAGCAAGCGATCCCAGGGAAATACAGTGTACTGCAAGGTCCACAGCGGTGGTTCAAAGGCATGTATGGTTCAAGGTTGTCCCAAGGGTGCACATGGAGGCACACCTCTGTGCATTGGTCATGGAGGAGGCAAACGCTGCTCAGTCACTGGATGTTCCAATGCTGCGTGTGGAAGCAGTCAAGGCCGCACTGAATGCTGCGTGAGGCATGGTGGTGGCAAGAGGTGTAAACATGATGGATGTGGAAAAGGTGCTCAAGGAAACACAGATTTTTGCATCgcacatggtggggggaggcgttGCAAGTTTGAAGGGTGCGGAAAGAGTGCACAAGGGCGGAGTGATTTCTGCATCAAGCATGGTGGCGGTAGACGTTGCAAGTTTGAAGGATGTAGTGCAAGCTCAAAATGGGGGATGGATTTCTGCTCTACACATAGGAAGAGCATGTCAAATGGCAGCGATTCTGCTGATGGAGTGCTTCCAGCACCACAGCCGAAACGTCGGGCCAAGAAGACCGCAGGCAAGAAAACCAAGAAGGCAAAGAGCACGGTTGAGCCAACTGGTGTCTCTGAGAATGTTATCGTGCCTGACATACCTGCAGCTGGTGTCTCTGAGAATATTAACATGTCTGCCATGCCTGCAAATGACACACCTGAGACAGGCATTATTCATGTCACCGCTGCCAGTTCGGACCATCCGAAATCACCTGAGAGCGCGGCGATGAAGCAGCACTCTGCTGTAGTGCGTCAACAACCGCTTCAGTCTGAGCCTCCATCTGGATTGGCTGCTTCAACAGAGGGTGTGCCAGCAGTAGGAAATCATGTATTATTTGGTTTATAG
- the LOC124688007 gene encoding uncharacterized protein LOC124688007 isoform X2 produces the protein MTQLNKRMADDSSSAVLRCQRLGCKEVAEGQTVFCKNHRVGQHCQVVGCPHILPDGIALCMSHGGGHPYSEPGPSVVPFTKSEGSAKYEGDGGFRVMENAGNVIGSTGVDNPDGEVVMCNYQGCSKRSQGNTVYCKVHSGGSKACMVQGCPKGAHGGTPLCIGHGGGKRCSVTGCSNAACGSSQGRTECCVRHGGGKRCKHDGCGKGAQGNTDFCIAHGGGRRCKFEGCGKSAQGRSDFCIKHGGGRRCKFEGCSASSKWGMDFCSTHRKSMSNGSDSADGVLPAPQPKRRAKKTAGKKTKKAKSTVEPTGVSENVIVPDIPAAGVSENINMSAMPANDTPETGIIHVTAASSDHPKSPESAAMKQHSAVVRQQPLQSEPPSGLAASTEGVPAVGNHVLFGL, from the exons ATGACGCAGTTAAAT AAGCGTATGGCAGATGATTCTTCTTCTG CCGTTCTACGCTGCCAGAGACTCGGGTGTAAAGAAGTTGCTGAAGGGCAGACAGTGTTCTGCAAAAATCACCGTGTAGGCCAACATTGTCAGGTGGTTGGCTGTCCTCATATCCTACCAGATGGCATAGCTTTGTGCATGTCCCATGGTGGAGGCCACCCGTATAGTGAACCTGGTCCCAGTGTAGTACCATTCACTAAATCAGAAGGTTCAGCCAAGTATGAAGGAGATGGGGGATTTAGAGTGATGGAAAATGCTGGAAATGTTATCGGCAGCACAGGCGTCGATAATCCTGATGGTGAAGTTGTGATGTGCAATTACCAAGGATGCAGCAAGCGATCCCAGGGAAATACAGTGTACTGCAAGGTCCACAGCGGTGGTTCAAAGGCATGTATGGTTCAAGGTTGTCCCAAGGGTGCACATGGAGGCACACCTCTGTGCATTGGTCATGGAGGAGGCAAACGCTGCTCAGTCACTGGATGTTCCAATGCTGCGTGTGGAAGCAGTCAAGGCCGCACTGAATGCTGCGTGAGGCATGGTGGTGGCAAGAGGTGTAAACATGATGGATGTGGAAAAGGTGCTCAAGGAAACACAGATTTTTGCATCgcacatggtggggggaggcgttGCAAGTTTGAAGGGTGCGGAAAGAGTGCACAAGGGCGGAGTGATTTCTGCATCAAGCATGGTGGCGGTAGACGTTGCAAGTTTGAAGGATGTAGTGCAAGCTCAAAATGGGGGATGGATTTCTGCTCTACACATAGGAAGAGCATGTCAAATGGCAGCGATTCTGCTGATGGAGTGCTTCCAGCACCACAGCCGAAACGTCGGGCCAAGAAGACCGCAGGCAAGAAAACCAAGAAGGCAAAGAGCACGGTTGAGCCAACTGGTGTCTCTGAGAATGTTATCGTGCCTGACATACCTGCAGCTGGTGTCTCTGAGAATATTAACATGTCTGCCATGCCTGCAAATGACACACCTGAGACAGGCATTATTCATGTCACCGCTGCCAGTTCGGACCATCCGAAATCACCTGAGAGCGCGGCGATGAAGCAGCACTCTGCTGTAGTGCGTCAACAACCGCTTCAGTCTGAGCCTCCATCTGGATTGGCTGCTTCAACAGAGGGTGTGCCAGCAGTAGGAAATCATGTATTATTTGGTTTATAG